The following coding sequences are from one Lusitaniella coriacea LEGE 07157 window:
- a CDS encoding CHASE2 domain-containing protein gives MKKGKRFRLKQLRRSLSNLSGLPLVAIAVFGIASSLIAIRHFGKLEAWELYAYDRFVRLRPESPPDPRLLLIGITEEDLRQQKQWPLSDRAIAQLLQKLQALEPQVIGLDLFRDFPIGSRRERLVEQLQQPNVISIRSIDTFAGTAPPPEVSPEQVGFNDLLIDPDGVVRRNLLFAEGEEGGLFSFSLRVAIEYLDSLGITPQSSAKNPNNLQLGQGVFVPLRAHSGGYQNADIGGYQILLNYRSGTPVAREISLTQALSGAIDPAWVKGKIVLIGSTAPNLRDIFFTPYSPSASLGERYKMSGVAVHAQMVSQILDAATGARLLFWYWSERQELLWIAIWTLLGGGVGWVFRHPLTVFCSGAVGLGLLWSSCFYLFLRGGWVPLVAPGLGFSLTLGAVAIARSYDSYRQRQIVMELLGQNTAPEIARTLWQARDTLLQSGKLPGVELTATIFFLDVRGFSSIAERMEPRDLLNWLNELLDAIAREVLTRQGIINKFTGDGLMAVFGIPLPRDRAEEIALDAQHAVECALAARDRLSELNQNWQPRGLPVIQIRIGIFTGAVVAGSLGGKDRWEYGILGDSVNIAARLESYEKQRQPDSCRILITQETLNHLRDRFEVESWGSLALKGKQRQVKVYRVLHRKNED, from the coding sequence ATGAAAAAGGGGAAACGCTTCAGGTTAAAACAATTGCGCCGGAGCTTATCCAATTTATCGGGTTTGCCGCTTGTCGCGATCGCGGTATTTGGTATTGCCAGTAGTCTGATCGCGATTCGGCACTTCGGCAAGTTAGAAGCGTGGGAACTCTACGCTTACGACCGCTTTGTGCGCTTGCGTCCCGAATCTCCTCCGGATCCTCGCTTGCTTTTAATCGGCATTACGGAAGAGGATTTACGCCAACAAAAACAATGGCCTCTCAGCGATCGCGCGATCGCGCAACTTCTACAAAAATTACAAGCCTTAGAGCCTCAAGTCATTGGTTTAGACCTCTTTCGAGACTTTCCCATCGGTTCTAGGCGCGAACGATTGGTTGAGCAACTCCAACAACCCAATGTTATCTCCATCCGCAGTATCGACACCTTTGCGGGAACGGCTCCCCCCCCGGAAGTTTCCCCAGAACAAGTGGGCTTCAACGATCTCCTCATCGATCCCGACGGCGTGGTGCGACGCAATTTGCTTTTTGCTGAAGGGGAAGAGGGAGGACTGTTTTCCTTTTCCCTGCGCGTGGCAATTGAGTATCTCGACTCTCTCGGTATAACGCCTCAAAGCAGCGCAAAAAATCCCAATAACCTCCAACTCGGTCAAGGGGTGTTTGTGCCGCTCAGGGCCCATTCAGGGGGCTATCAAAACGCCGATATAGGGGGATACCAAATTCTTCTCAACTATCGTTCTGGAACCCCCGTCGCGCGGGAAATTTCTCTGACTCAGGCACTATCGGGCGCGATCGATCCTGCTTGGGTTAAGGGCAAAATCGTTCTCATCGGCAGCACTGCCCCCAATCTGCGAGACATCTTTTTTACGCCCTACAGCCCCAGCGCGAGTTTAGGGGAGCGCTATAAAATGTCCGGGGTTGCCGTTCACGCGCAAATGGTCAGCCAGATTCTCGATGCAGCAACGGGAGCGCGATTGTTATTTTGGTATTGGTCGGAACGCCAAGAGCTTCTCTGGATTGCGATTTGGACGCTATTGGGCGGAGGTGTGGGTTGGGTTTTTCGCCATCCTTTAACTGTTTTTTGCAGTGGGGCTGTCGGTTTGGGACTCCTCTGGAGCAGTTGTTTTTATCTATTTTTGCGCGGGGGATGGGTTCCTCTGGTGGCTCCAGGACTGGGTTTTTCCCTAACGTTGGGCGCAGTCGCGATCGCGCGTTCCTATGATAGCTATCGCCAAAGGCAGATTGTCATGGAACTCCTCGGACAAAATACCGCCCCAGAAATTGCAAGAACCCTGTGGCAAGCACGAGATACCCTTCTTCAATCGGGAAAACTGCCTGGGGTGGAACTAACCGCAACAATCTTCTTTTTGGACGTGCGCGGGTTTAGTTCGATTGCCGAACGAATGGAACCTCGCGATTTACTCAATTGGCTCAATGAATTGCTTGACGCGATCGCGCGGGAAGTCCTTACCCGTCAAGGCATCATCAATAAATTTACAGGAGATGGTTTGATGGCAGTTTTTGGGATTCCCCTACCGCGCGATCGCGCAGAAGAAATTGCCCTCGATGCTCAACACGCCGTCGAATGCGCTCTTGCGGCGCGCGATCGCTTGAGCGAACTCAATCAAAACTGGCAGCCGCGCGGTTTGCCCGTCATTCAAATCCGCATTGGCATTTTCACCGGAGCTGTTGTTGCAGGTTCTCTCGGCGGGAAAGATCGCTGGGAATACGGCATTCTCGGCGATAGCGTCAACATTGCCGCGCGCTTGGAAAGTTACGAAAAACAGCGCCAACCCGATAGCTGTCGCATCCTGATTACCCAAGAAACCCTCAATCATCTCCGCGATCGCTTCGAGGTTGAATCCTGGGGTTCTCTTGCCCTCAAAGGCAAGCAACGCCAAGTCAAGGTGTACCGCGTCCTTCATCGCAAAAACGAAGATTGA